The region AAGTAATTTCTTTTTTTTCTTTAATTTAATACAACATTTAAATTTTCCTATTAATTTCTAAAATTTTTGCTTCTCTATTTAAGACTTTTATTGGTATGGTTAATCCTTGATAAGATTATAAAAGGACTAGCGAGGTGAAAAAATGAAAAATTTATCAAAATTACAAACAAAAAATTTAATTAACTTTTTTGCTAGTCAAACACGAACCAATGTCTGGAAAAAAAATCAGATTTATACACTTGCTGATAATACATCTATTCTATTTAACTATGATGTCGTTCGGCGCAAATGCAAAGATGGGCAAGATGTACGCTACGAATTTATTAGCCCACATCTCCTTAATTCTGGCAGTGTGGGTAAGATATTTGATGTTTTAGCTACCTTAGCTATTAAAAAGGATAAAATACATTTTAAACAATACGGTTACAATGGCAAAAGTCGAGTCGTTAAAATACAGCAGCACGATGAGGATCATCCACCTCTCTCAGCCATGAAAGAATACCGTTTAACCAAACAAGCTAATCATCTAGCAATGAAAGAACCGGTTTTTGATAATACAAATACAAGTTATACAATTATGGAGAAACTCAAAGGTTGTGAACTTTTCGATGTTATTTTCGACGATTTAAAAAGAAAACGGATCTTAACGTTAAATGAGCGAGTTGAATTAACTTATGCGCTTTTAAAAGCGCTCAAATTACAGGTTACCGATAAAAATATCATTCATCGAGATATTAAACCTGAAAATATTTTTGTTGATCTTAATCGACCAATTAAAGTCACTATCTTTGATTATGGTTTAAGCACATTCGTTAATTACAATGATCATAAACTTGTAGGTACACCAGGTTATATACCGCCAGAAATCTTTGAGCGTGGAGAACAAACGCCAGCACTTGATATTTTTTCTATGGGTCAAGTAATTGCTTTACTTTGGCATGCAAACACAGGTCTTTTTACTGAATCACCCCTAGACAATATGTATGAAGTATATGAACAATCAAAGCATGCTGACCTTAGTGGTTTGTATCAGGGTATTAATGGCTTAGATAGAAGTACTCAAATGATAATTCGTGATATGTTAAAATACATGCTAGAAGCAGAAAGTCATAACCGTATATCAATTACAGCCGCTCTTAATCTATTTACGCCTATCTATCATAAATATCTTCTGCCCCCTGAGCCAGTACGACTTAAATTAGACGCCAAAGTTAATTCAGCTAAAGCACAATTTGCTAAAATCACAGCCAAACTTGCTGAATTAGATTCATATAGTCAAAACTTGAATTTACAAAGTAAACCTAAGGAGGCTATTAAATTAAATAATTTAAGCCAACAAATTAAATTAAAACTAACTAAGTTACAAAAAAGTGATTACGATACTTTTGCTGATAAATTAGATAATTATTTAAAAGAAATTTTACATAAAATAACCCACTTGCAGATTCACTACGCTAATTATAAAGATATTGTTCAATCATTATCTAATCTTTTTACCATGCTAAACGAGGTACATGCTTATTTTGGCAAGCCTGTTCATACCAACCCTATGGCAAATAATAAAGCTTTGTTTTTTAATAGGCCACATGTAACTTCTAGCCGACTTAATGAAAAATATTCGCTTCCTGCGCAAATAAAAGTTACTAACTGTAAAGTACTTCATCAAATTGAACAGGTAGCTAATCCTAGTACTGAAGCATCAATACAGTTACCTGTTTGTTAAGAACCTGGTTTTAGAGTTAGCTAGTTTTTTTACTATCTGGCGCAAAATGAAATAAAGGATCGCCCTCATTAACTAAAGGCGCGGTTGATTTAGCAACAATAGTACCTGCACAAGGTGCTTTTACTTGCTGAGCTGAATCGAGATCGAAAGGATCTAATATCTCAGCAAGTACTTGATTTTTCTTAATATGACCATTAATTGGTTTATAATTTAATAATAAGCCGCCAGCAGGTGCTCTAATCCAAATTAACTCACGGTAATAAGTAGGCTTACTTCGCTTTTTAGACCACTTGCCGTTAATCATGTCAAGGCCAGCCAATACATTTAGAACACTTTGTAAACCTATTTCAATGCATTCATCATTTATTTTTTCTGCTTCACCTGCCTCAAACACTAATAAGGGAATACTAAGTTTCATAGTAAATCCCCGTAACGATTTCTTTCTAACAGGACTATCAATAATGCTAACACCAAACGCTTCTGCTAAATCGCATAACTTTTCCATAGAAGTATCAATACGGACTTGCGGCATGTTAAATAAATTTTTTCCTCCTGAATGTAGATCAAGCCCATAATCACATTTTTTAATAATGTCCTCACTAAGGAAATAAGCAAGTCGTGATGCTAATTGACCTTTTTTACTTCCGGGGAAAGCTCGGTTAATATCTTGGCCTGCGGCTTGGCGTGTTTTTAAAATTAAGCCAAAAGGATTTGCAACAGGCACCGTAATTAATGTTCCTTTTAATTTTTTTAATGCCTGATGCTTATGAAGACGGTTAATAATTTCTATACCATTAAGTTCATTGCCATGTAAGGTACTTAATATAAAAAACCTAGGCCCTGCCTCTTTACCATGGAAAATATGAATAGGCACTTTCATACGCCGGCTGGTATAAAAATTGGAAAAATCACAAAGAATTGTATGCATTTTCCCAGGAGCAATGATTTCACTGCAAAGAGTAAAAGGCTTATTTATCTTCCTGTTTGCCATGGGTTATCCCTAGAAATGCTCTTTATTAGGCTTCTTTAAGTATAGTGAAAAATTTGCATCAATATTACTTACATTGTTTATGTAACAGCCCATAAACTTCATCAAAGGGCAGAGGTTTACTAAACAGATAACCCTGATAATAATTACAGCCAAATTTTTTCAAAATTTTTAATTGCTCTTTGGTTTCAACACCTTCTGCTATAACTTTTACATTTAATGAATTAGCCATGGCAATAATTGCTTTCACAATTGCCTGACAATTCTCATCATTAGCTAATTGAGAAATAAAAAACTGATCAATTTTAATGACATCTATCATAAGATCTTTTAAATGAACAAAAGAGGAATAACCTATACCAAAATCATCAATTGATAGCTTAACCCCTAATTCCTTAAGTTTTTTAATAGTGGCAATATTTGAATCTTTAAGCCCCATTAGCGCTGTTTCAGTAATTTCAATTTCTAAATACGTAGGTTTGATATGTGTTGATTTTAAGATAGTTTTTAAACGTTCAATAAATTGGAAATCCAGTTGTTGAACTGAAATATTTACTGCAATATTAATATCTTTACACAATCCTTCATTTTTCCAACTTTTAATTTGATAGCATGCAGTGTGTAAAACCCATTCACCTATTGGAATCATCAAACTACTCTCTTCAGCTAACGAAATAAATTGCTTAGGATAAATCAATTGATTACTGCCATTATTCCAACGAATCAAGGCTTCTAAGCCACTTATTCTGCCGGTTTTAACTTCAACCTGTGGTTGATAATAAAGAATAAATTCTTGTTTTTTTAATGCCTTATGTAAGTTACTTTCTAAGGTTAACTTTTGCTGAGTAAAGGCTTCAATTGCATGTGCATAAAATTGATAGCGATTACGGCCATGTATTTTTGCATAATACATGGCCATATCTGCATTTTTAATAAGGGTAGTAAAATTTTCCCCGTCAGTTGGGCAAATTGCTATGCCAATACTAGCTGTTACATGAAATTTTTTCTTGCGTAAATTAAAAGGTTTTTCTAACACATTTAATAGATTTTGGGCAATAAGACCAATATCATTCTTCTGTTTTACTTCAGGTAAAATAATGACAAACTCATCACCACCGACGCGCGAAATAATATCTAAACTACGAACATTATGACGAATTCTATTTGCTACTTCTTTTAATAGCAAATCACCATAATCATGCCCCATCATGTCGTTTATTTTCTTAAAGTTATCTAAATCTATGTAGCATACTCCTAGCATATTCTGTTGAACTTTAGTATTTAAAATAGCTCGATTTAAGTCATTTTCTAATGAAGCACGATTTCTAAAACCTGTTAATACATCATGCTCTGCTAAATAAAGAAGCTCACTTTCAGCCCGTTTTCTTTTAATAAACATGCCTATATGACTACCAATATTAGTAAAAACGGATATTAAATTAATATTAGGAATATCTAAAAATTTACTAAAAAAAACAATGACTCCGATAACTTCACGGTTATAAATAATTGGTAGACCAAAAAAACTCCTTAACCCCTTTTTAATAAAGGGTTTAGCTTCTTCTGCAATAGCATGATTTTTTAAGTTAATAATCCAGTGTGGCTTCTTTAATTGCCAAATAAGACCAGGTAATCTTTTGCCTATAGTACATTTTTTACCATGATTTATTTTACTTAACTCATGGTAATTCTCATTGGCATACCAAAATGAAACGGAATAAAGCTCATCTTTTTGTTGATCAAGCGCCCATAGCTCCCCTACTTGCCAGTCAAATATCTCACAAATTGTTTTTAAAATATTATGAGCTGCATAATCTAAGTTAGGTGCTTCAGATAAGGCAGAAGTTACGCGATATTGGATCGCCAACTGCTGTTCATGCAGCTTTGCTTTAGTGATATTATGAATAATAATGGCTGCACTTGTTACTTTATTAAATTTTGCTTCTAACGGTGAAATAGTCAGAGTAACATTTAACAAATTACCCTTTTTACTTTTTAAAATAGTTTCATAATTGATAATCTTGGCTCCTGCCTCAATTTGCTGAACTATTTTTTTAAACTCGCTATAGCGCTCTTCTGGGAAAAGGAGTTGAAATGATTGGCCAATTATTTCTTCAGCAGAATAGTGGTATATTTGTTCTGCAGCGCTATTCCAATTAAGAATAATTCCTTGCGTGGTAACGCTTAAAATCGCATCAAATGTGTTCTCAACGATTGCTGCCAATTCGCAGGTAGATTGTTTAACCTTCTCACGCTCAATAGCATAATGAATAGCACGCGCTAATGAATTAGGCGTGACCTCAGTTTTAAGTAAGTAATCTTGTATACCTTCTTTAAAAGCACTTAAAGCAAGTTGCTCATTTTCTAAATCGCTGATGATAATAATAGGAATATCTGCTACTAACGGCGTTAACTTTTTAGAAGCTGCAATAATAGTCTTCTTATTAACACCTAAATCCATAATAATGATATCAAATTCATCCAAATTTTTTATTATTTGCTTAAGCTTAGAAAGAGTAATCACCCTAAATTCAAACTTTTTAATTGACGATAAAAATCCTTGAATTAAAGTTGAGTTCCCTTTTTTATCTTCAATAATTAATAATTTGATCTTCTTAATTATGGTCATTTATTTACTCATAAATTCATTACTCAATACGTGGTGGCAACGTTACAGTTTTAAACCAAAAATTTTCTATTGTTTTGATAGCCTCAATATATTGCTCGATGTCTAATGG is a window of Legionella busanensis DNA encoding:
- a CDS encoding protein kinase domain-containing protein, whose translation is MKNLSKLQTKNLINFFASQTRTNVWKKNQIYTLADNTSILFNYDVVRRKCKDGQDVRYEFISPHLLNSGSVGKIFDVLATLAIKKDKIHFKQYGYNGKSRVVKIQQHDEDHPPLSAMKEYRLTKQANHLAMKEPVFDNTNTSYTIMEKLKGCELFDVIFDDLKRKRILTLNERVELTYALLKALKLQVTDKNIIHRDIKPENIFVDLNRPIKVTIFDYGLSTFVNYNDHKLVGTPGYIPPEIFERGEQTPALDIFSMGQVIALLWHANTGLFTESPLDNMYEVYEQSKHADLSGLYQGINGLDRSTQMIIRDMLKYMLEAESHNRISITAALNLFTPIYHKYLLPPEPVRLKLDAKVNSAKAQFAKITAKLAELDSYSQNLNLQSKPKEAIKLNNLSQQIKLKLTKLQKSDYDTFADKLDNYLKEILHKITHLQIHYANYKDIVQSLSNLFTMLNEVHAYFGKPVHTNPMANNKALFFNRPHVTSSRLNEKYSLPAQIKVTNCKVLHQIEQVANPSTEASIQLPVC
- a CDS encoding succinylglutamate desuccinylase/aspartoacylase family protein, coding for MANRKINKPFTLCSEIIAPGKMHTILCDFSNFYTSRRMKVPIHIFHGKEAGPRFFILSTLHGNELNGIEIINRLHKHQALKKLKGTLITVPVANPFGLILKTRQAAGQDINRAFPGSKKGQLASRLAYFLSEDIIKKCDYGLDLHSGGKNLFNMPQVRIDTSMEKLCDLAEAFGVSIIDSPVRKKSLRGFTMKLSIPLLVFEAGEAEKINDECIEIGLQSVLNVLAGLDMINGKWSKKRSKPTYYRELIWIRAPAGGLLLNYKPINGHIKKNQVLAEILDPFDLDSAQQVKAPCAGTIVAKSTAPLVNEGDPLFHFAPDSKKTS
- a CDS encoding EAL domain-containing protein — translated: MTIIKKIKLLIIEDKKGNSTLIQGFLSSIKKFEFRVITLSKLKQIIKNLDEFDIIIMDLGVNKKTIIAASKKLTPLVADIPIIIISDLENEQLALSAFKEGIQDYLLKTEVTPNSLARAIHYAIEREKVKQSTCELAAIVENTFDAILSVTTQGIILNWNSAAEQIYHYSAEEIIGQSFQLLFPEERYSEFKKIVQQIEAGAKIINYETILKSKKGNLLNVTLTISPLEAKFNKVTSAAIIIHNITKAKLHEQQLAIQYRVTSALSEAPNLDYAAHNILKTICEIFDWQVGELWALDQQKDELYSVSFWYANENYHELSKINHGKKCTIGKRLPGLIWQLKKPHWIINLKNHAIAEEAKPFIKKGLRSFFGLPIIYNREVIGVIVFFSKFLDIPNINLISVFTNIGSHIGMFIKRKRAESELLYLAEHDVLTGFRNRASLENDLNRAILNTKVQQNMLGVCYIDLDNFKKINDMMGHDYGDLLLKEVANRIRHNVRSLDIISRVGGDEFVIILPEVKQKNDIGLIAQNLLNVLEKPFNLRKKKFHVTASIGIAICPTDGENFTTLIKNADMAMYYAKIHGRNRYQFYAHAIEAFTQQKLTLESNLHKALKKQEFILYYQPQVEVKTGRISGLEALIRWNNGSNQLIYPKQFISLAEESSLMIPIGEWVLHTACYQIKSWKNEGLCKDINIAVNISVQQLDFQFIERLKTILKSTHIKPTYLEIEITETALMGLKDSNIATIKKLKELGVKLSIDDFGIGYSSFVHLKDLMIDVIKIDQFFISQLANDENCQAIVKAIIAMANSLNVKVIAEGVETKEQLKILKKFGCNYYQGYLFSKPLPFDEVYGLLHKQCK